GCGCACTTGGGCAAGACGCTCGGGGTTAATTTCGGCGATCGCCACCCCTGGATGAACCCCTGCATCGTTAAGCACCGTGCCCCAAGGATCAACGATCATCGCGTGGCCATGGGTATAGCGCATACCGTAGTGATTTCCCGTTTGAGCCGGGGCAATCACATAGCAAGTATTTTCAATGGCCCGGGCCTGAATAAGCGTCTGCCAATGGTCCTTACCTGTATAGGCGGTAAAAGCAGCGGGAATACAAAGAATTTCTGCTCCTTGCTGGGAAAGGGAACGATATAACTCCGGAAAGCGCACATCATAACAAACCGACAAACCTACTTTACCCAAGTCACCTAGATCAACCACCTCTGGTAAGGTCGCCCCAGCTTTCACGGTGCTAGATTCTTTGTAGGTATTCCCATCGGGCA
The nucleotide sequence above comes from [Synechococcus] sp. NIES-970. Encoded proteins:
- a CDS encoding putative nitrilase; amino-acid sequence: MKSYLAAAIQMTSRPDLEHNLGEAEDLIQLAVNQGAKLISLPENFSFLGEESAKLAQASAIATKSEKFLKTMAQRFQITLLGGGFPVPDGENKVLNTALLISPDGQELARYHKVHLFDVNLPDGNTYKESSTVKAGATLPEVVDLGDLGKVGLSVCYDVRFPELYRSLSQQGAEILCIPAAFTAYTGKDHWQTLIQARAIENTCYVIAPAQTGNHYGMRYTHGHAMIVDPWGTVLNDAGVHPGVAIAEINPERLAQVRRQMPSLEHRVFG